The Sagittula stellata E-37 sequence CCACCCGGCCGATGACCGCGATCAACACGATGCCCAGCCCGGACCAGATCGCGTAGGTGACACCCACGGGCATGACCTTCAGCACCATGCTCAGCAGGTAGAACGCCGCGGCGTAGGCCACGGCCACCACGACCGAAGGCATGGGACGCGTGAATTGCTGGCTGGCCTGCAGCGCGGTGGTGCCGATGGTTTCGGCCACCACGGCGAGGATGAGGATGAGATAGGGCATGAGGCGACTCCCGCTTGGCTCCGGCCCGGTCTACGTGCCGGGGCCGTGGGGTCAATACGCCGGTAGGTGGATCGGGAACCGCGCCCGGATATCGCGATCCAGATCGACGCGGAAGCGGGCGGCGGAGGGTATGGACAGGATCATCTCCTTGCGGCGTGTCGCGGCGTCTTGCAGGTCCGGCTTGTCGCGTTCTTCCCACTCCTTGGGCGACATGCGGTTGCCGAGCGACGGGTAGACGTGGTCCTTCTGCATCCGTCCCAGCGTCTGGTCGGTGCCAAGGTAGTGCCCCGGACCGTTCAGGCAGAAGTCCCGCATCTCGGCCAGCGCAAGGGTGTCGTCATCGACCTCGATCCCGCGCACGCAGCGCAGCGCCTGTCCGACAAGGTCGTCGCCGAGGATCAGGCTCTCGTGGCAGAACCCCAGAAGGGAGGCGTGCATGCCCGCCGCCTCGTAGATCATGTTCACGCCCGCAAGCCCGGCCATGACGTTGGAGCACATTTGCTCCCACCCGGCCTGCATGTCGGGCAGCTTTGAATCCGACGCGCCGCCCGCCGAGCCCCCGGGCAGACCATAGAACCGTGCCATCTGACCGCAGCCCGCCGTCAGCAAGGCCTGCTCTCCGGAGCCCACGCTCATCGCACCCGTCCTGAGGTCCAGCCCGAAAGGCCAGGTTCCGAAGATCGCCGGATGCCCCGGTGCCAGCGCGTTGACATAGACCACGCCCGCGAGACACTCGGCCACCGACTGCACGATGGCCCCGGCGATGGTCGAGGGCGCCGTCGCTCCGGCCATGCCCGCGCTGAGCAGGAGCACCGGCATGCCGCCGCGGATGCAGGCCTCCATCGTCTGGCAGCTTTCCGTGGCGAAGCGCATCGGCGGGACGACGAAACAGTTGGAGTTCGACACGAAGGGCCGCGCGCGCCACGCCGCCTCTCCACCCGCGATCAGGTGCAGCAGCTCAAACGCCGTGTCGACATGCGACGGGTCGGAGAAGGAAGTCCCGACGTGTTTCGTCGTGCCCGAACAGCAGGCGTACAGCGTGTTCAGGTCCATCTCCAGCGCATCTGGGATGTCCCGGGCCACCATGGGGCGCTGCAGGAAGTGCAGGTTGTCCAGCGCGTCGACGATATGCGCCGCATCGTGCAGGTCCTGAACCGTGCTCTCTCGGTATGACCGGCCCGCCGGATCGACCATGTGCACGGCGGCGCCCGCGGTGCCGTAGTGCACGCGGCTGCCCGAGAGGTCGAGGTCGTGATCCGCGTCGCGTCCGTGAAGCGTGATGTTCCGGGCTGCCCTGGCCAGCATGTCCTCGACAAGCGCGGTCGAAAAGCGCAGACGGCCGTCATCCCCAAGCCGGGCCCCCGCCGCAACCATCGTTTTCACCCCGCTCTCGGGCGCGCCGGAAAGGCCGATATCTTCCAGAGCCGTCAGTGCCGCGCGGTGAATGCGCAGCACCTCCGCGTCGCTCAACGGGTTGTAGCGCCCGCCGGTCAGCCCGGCGCGCACCGGCCGCAAGTCGTGCGCCAGGGCGGCGGATCTGGCAGCGACACGGGCACGGCGACCACCGCCCCGCCGGGTAAGAGGCGCGTTCATCTCGAAAGGTCTCCGTCTGGCTGGTCTGCTACGGACATGCCGCGATGCTGGCCGCTTTGGCGCCGTGCCGTCTGCGCCGAATGCGACATCGCGTCGTTTTCGGCGAGGGCCGGGCAAGGGTCGCGAAAATTGACCGGAAAACGGGTGCGTGCCTTTACGGACTGGTTGCTTTCACGGTCGTAGGCTGCGCGCCACCAGACACAGATACCGGAGAGACCCGATGCGCTCAGCACTCATCACAGCCATGTTCGGCCTGTCGGCCACACTGGCCTTCGCGGCAGAGCCGGAGGCCAACGTGCAGGCCTTCATTGACACGCAAATCGCGCCGTGG is a genomic window containing:
- a CDS encoding DMT family transporter — its product is MPYLILILAVVAETIGTTALQASQQFTRPMPSVVVAVAYAAAFYLLSMVLKVMPVGVTYAIWSGLGIVLIAVIGRVVFGQKLDLAAVLGMGMILAGIVVIHLFSRASPH
- a CDS encoding trimethylamine methyltransferase family protein, yielding MNAPLTRRGGGRRARVAARSAALAHDLRPVRAGLTGGRYNPLSDAEVLRIHRAALTALEDIGLSGAPESGVKTMVAAGARLGDDGRLRFSTALVEDMLARAARNITLHGRDADHDLDLSGSRVHYGTAGAAVHMVDPAGRSYRESTVQDLHDAAHIVDALDNLHFLQRPMVARDIPDALEMDLNTLYACCSGTTKHVGTSFSDPSHVDTAFELLHLIAGGEAAWRARPFVSNSNCFVVPPMRFATESCQTMEACIRGGMPVLLLSAGMAGATAPSTIAGAIVQSVAECLAGVVYVNALAPGHPAIFGTWPFGLDLRTGAMSVGSGEQALLTAGCGQMARFYGLPGGSAGGASDSKLPDMQAGWEQMCSNVMAGLAGVNMIYEAAGMHASLLGFCHESLILGDDLVGQALRCVRGIEVDDDTLALAEMRDFCLNGPGHYLGTDQTLGRMQKDHVYPSLGNRMSPKEWEERDKPDLQDAATRRKEMILSIPSAARFRVDLDRDIRARFPIHLPAY